A single region of the Gemmatimonadaceae bacterium genome encodes:
- a CDS encoding peptidyl-prolyl cis-trans isomerase → MRSSAKYIWIFLIIFFVGGFLLAETSGLLGRAPVTTSTAVATVNGEDILAISWFDATQALDQQATQQSGRTLSLDDRQRLKDQAFEELVDAALLRQEYKRRGIVVTDEEIADAARSSPPPQLMQSPELQTNGRFDPEKYQRYLASPAARQEGLLLQLEAYYRDAIPREKLFQQVAADVYVSDARLWQMWKDTRDTAQMSYVAFRPEMLPDTGVAVPDNEIAEYYEKNKKDFERPARATVSVLAIPRAVSPADSAAVRTRILGLRDRIAKGEKFEDIAKTESADSTSGAAGGSLGKGVRGRFVPQFEDAAYALSVGELSQPVLTPFGYHLLKVDEKKGDSISIRHILLRIQQSDSAATVTDRKADELARIAASTTDKPEKLDEASRTLGIPIQKATVVETDALTINGRYVPSVGSWAFTGAAVGETSELFDAEDGYYLGRLDSLTPGGNPSLQEATAEIKALLARQKKLDKAMPRARSLATRAAATSLEQAGSSEGLEVTKSPRFTRVGGAEGIGRLNEAIGAAFSLPIGVVSAPIRTHDAIFVERVDSRVVADGAAWAQQKDAQRAQVMNQARQQRVREFLTNLRANAKIVDRRKEVEAANRQLVQ, encoded by the coding sequence ATGCGGAGTTCCGCAAAATACATCTGGATATTCCTCATCATTTTTTTTGTCGGGGGATTTCTCCTAGCTGAAACGTCGGGACTTCTTGGCCGAGCCCCGGTAACGACTTCGACCGCGGTCGCGACGGTCAACGGTGAAGACATCCTGGCCATTTCGTGGTTCGACGCGACTCAGGCCCTCGATCAGCAGGCCACGCAGCAGAGCGGTCGCACCCTTTCCCTCGACGATCGTCAGCGACTGAAGGACCAAGCCTTCGAGGAGCTCGTCGACGCGGCGCTGCTGAGGCAGGAGTACAAGCGGCGAGGAATCGTCGTGACCGACGAGGAGATCGCCGACGCTGCCCGCTCGAGCCCGCCACCACAGCTCATGCAGAGCCCCGAGCTTCAGACGAACGGGAGATTCGATCCCGAGAAGTATCAGCGCTATCTCGCCAGTCCGGCGGCACGTCAGGAAGGACTTCTCCTTCAGCTCGAAGCGTATTATCGCGACGCCATTCCGCGCGAGAAGCTCTTCCAGCAGGTCGCCGCCGACGTATATGTGAGCGACGCAAGGCTCTGGCAGATGTGGAAGGACACGCGCGACACCGCCCAGATGTCGTACGTCGCATTCCGCCCGGAGATGCTTCCCGATACCGGAGTGGCTGTGCCGGACAACGAGATCGCCGAGTACTACGAGAAGAACAAGAAGGATTTCGAGCGTCCCGCGCGGGCGACTGTATCCGTGCTTGCGATTCCACGCGCTGTGAGTCCGGCCGACAGTGCAGCAGTTCGCACGCGCATTCTCGGTCTCCGCGACCGAATCGCCAAGGGCGAGAAGTTCGAGGACATCGCGAAAACAGAATCGGCCGATTCAACCTCGGGCGCTGCCGGCGGCTCGCTCGGCAAGGGAGTCAGGGGCCGCTTCGTACCGCAGTTCGAGGATGCCGCATACGCGCTCAGCGTCGGTGAGCTATCGCAGCCGGTCCTCACGCCGTTCGGCTACCATCTACTCAAGGTCGACGAAAAGAAGGGTGACTCGATATCGATTCGCCACATTCTGCTGCGAATCCAGCAAAGCGATTCGGCCGCAACCGTCACCGACAGGAAGGCCGACGAGCTGGCCAGAATTGCCGCCTCCACAACCGACAAGCCGGAAAAGCTCGATGAAGCCTCGCGCACGCTCGGGATTCCGATTCAGAAAGCAACCGTAGTGGAAACTGACGCCCTCACGATCAATGGACGGTACGTTCCGAGCGTCGGCTCATGGGCGTTCACCGGCGCAGCGGTCGGTGAAACAAGTGAACTGTTCGACGCCGAGGACGGATACTATCTCGGTCGTCTCGATTCGCTTACGCCGGGAGGAAATCCGTCGCTGCAGGAGGCGACCGCGGAGATCAAGGCGCTTCTCGCGCGACAGAAGAAGCTCGACAAGGCAATGCCTCGAGCACGGTCGCTGGCGACGCGGGCGGCGGCGACGTCGCTCGAGCAGGCCGGGAGCAGTGAAGGCCTGGAGGTCACGAAGAGTCCTCGCTTCACGAGAGTTGGCGGAGCCGAAGGAATTGGCCGCTTGAATGAAGCGATCGGCGCCGCGTTCTCTCTTCCGATCGGTGTGGTGAGCGCCCCGATCAGAACGCATGACGCCATTTTTGTCGAGCGCGTGGACAGCCGCGTCGTTGCCGATGGCGCAGCGTGGGCACAGCAGAAGGATGCCCAGCGGGCGCAGGTGATGAATCAGGCGCGGCAGCAGCGTGTGCGGGAGTTCCTCACCAACCTGCGCGCGAACGCGAAGATCGTCGATCGTCGAAAGGAGGTCGAGGCGGCGAATCGCCAACTGGTTCAATAG
- a CDS encoding tetratricopeptide repeat protein, whose protein sequence is MDEAGVVFHQALALDPENIIVLRHLGDIARQRGDVEEARSWYSRSLDGDPHDAEVAAYLAELTEPLTAAPQAQRDSPPEEASREIEPAEPAVQHESGAEALAQAQLESADEEAEALTGAESEGLAAESAEAKAVTEPRPEPQPESEPQPEPEPAPEPQPEPEPALDNADTNDTEVREDSLVSPYAREMDFAAPSEMKWDLNESPYLELVESSASDDAWDSVRSETPDAPETGVPRLEDEAGEVPISAEAPAGEGSSPAPASGSDTARTPPEAEAPPEPPARRTPSRAATPVTESAPIVTRTLAELYLQQGYIEPALEIYRQLADQEPGDAGLQARIEELSGEGAAAPLAGEDVGAAGAAAPLEAAEDTGTPEMASAATTGVNAERIEDGDSTAETELSDELWDSADSWGDWPFADVQDREGIFGLSEDIAESGQETAEATPAALTYEAGESEPELEPGPEPEPEPKAEPERESEREARAEWPAGLSREAATEPGPSYSKPPVTVREFFATLGAARPPSGYEKETPETTEPVAPVNEPERSEEVGALDEYPIADDAFANLFAGVPVDSEDSRAAAVLSGAVAHGAPFSTPLTTPAAPLARDVPANRQSGDPVKESEEDIRRFREWLDGLAES, encoded by the coding sequence ATGGACGAAGCCGGTGTCGTATTTCATCAGGCCCTCGCGCTCGATCCCGAGAATATCATCGTGCTCCGTCATCTCGGCGACATTGCACGGCAGCGCGGTGATGTCGAAGAAGCGCGGAGCTGGTATTCGCGCTCGCTTGATGGCGACCCTCACGATGCGGAGGTCGCTGCCTATCTCGCCGAGCTCACCGAGCCGCTGACGGCTGCGCCGCAGGCGCAACGGGATTCGCCGCCGGAAGAGGCTTCGCGGGAAATCGAACCCGCTGAGCCCGCAGTACAGCATGAGTCTGGTGCCGAGGCGCTTGCGCAAGCTCAGCTGGAAAGCGCGGATGAGGAGGCTGAAGCTCTCACCGGTGCGGAGTCGGAAGGACTCGCCGCAGAATCGGCCGAGGCAAAAGCGGTGACCGAGCCGCGACCGGAACCGCAACCAGAATCGGAACCGCAACCAGAACCGGAACCGGCACCAGAGCCGCAGCCAGAGCCAGAGCCGGCACTCGACAACGCCGATACGAACGACACAGAAGTACGCGAAGACTCTCTTGTCTCGCCGTACGCGCGTGAAATGGATTTCGCGGCACCGTCAGAGATGAAATGGGATCTCAACGAGAGCCCGTACCTGGAGCTCGTGGAATCGTCAGCTTCGGATGACGCCTGGGACTCCGTCAGGAGTGAAACGCCAGACGCGCCGGAGACTGGAGTCCCACGCTTAGAGGACGAGGCAGGCGAGGTCCCGATTTCGGCGGAAGCTCCGGCTGGTGAAGGAAGCTCGCCCGCTCCCGCGAGCGGTTCGGATACTGCTCGCACTCCGCCGGAGGCGGAGGCGCCGCCTGAGCCGCCCGCACGCAGGACACCGTCACGCGCGGCGACCCCGGTGACGGAAAGCGCGCCGATCGTGACCCGCACGCTGGCTGAGCTTTACCTGCAGCAGGGCTACATCGAGCCGGCCCTCGAGATTTACCGTCAGCTCGCCGATCAGGAGCCCGGCGACGCAGGGCTTCAGGCACGTATCGAAGAATTGTCGGGCGAGGGAGCAGCGGCGCCTCTCGCTGGGGAAGACGTCGGTGCCGCGGGAGCCGCCGCGCCCCTCGAGGCCGCAGAGGATACCGGTACGCCCGAGATGGCTTCGGCGGCCACCACAGGCGTGAATGCGGAACGCATCGAGGACGGGGATTCTACGGCTGAGACGGAGCTGTCTGACGAACTGTGGGATTCAGCCGACTCATGGGGCGACTGGCCGTTCGCCGACGTGCAGGATCGCGAAGGGATTTTCGGGCTGTCGGAGGATATCGCGGAGTCCGGGCAGGAGACAGCCGAAGCGACGCCGGCAGCACTGACATACGAAGCAGGGGAATCTGAACCGGAACTGGAGCCTGGACCCGAACCGGAGCCTGAGCCGAAAGCGGAGCCCGAACGGGAATCGGAGCGGGAAGCAAGAGCGGAGTGGCCGGCCGGGTTATCGCGCGAAGCAGCAACGGAACCTGGGCCATCTTACTCGAAGCCGCCGGTTACCGTGCGCGAGTTTTTTGCCACACTCGGTGCGGCGCGCCCGCCGTCTGGCTACGAGAAGGAGACGCCCGAGACAACTGAGCCGGTCGCCCCGGTGAACGAACCGGAGCGCTCGGAAGAAGTCGGCGCACTGGACGAGTATCCCATCGCCGACGATGCGTTCGCGAACCTCTTCGCTGGCGTTCCGGTCGACTCCGAGGACAGTCGCGCCGCCGCGGTGTTGAGCGGTGCTGTTGCGCATGGAGCGCCGTTCTCGACACCGCTCACGACGCCGGCCGCTCCCTTGGCGCGCGACGTCCCGGCGAATCGCCAGAGCGGTGACCCGGTGAAGGAATCCGAGGAGGACATTCGGCGGTTTCGAGAATGGCTCGACGGACTGGCAGAGTCGTGA
- a CDS encoding twin-arginine translocase TatA/TatE family subunit codes for MFGNLGFPEILIIMVIVLLLFGAKRIPEIAGSMGKGIKEFKKNINEATREIDSDAPRYEPRLSAAELEQRRAAQAEETTPAPEPKRLI; via the coding sequence ATGTTCGGAAACCTCGGTTTTCCCGAGATCCTGATCATCATGGTAATCGTGCTGCTCCTGTTCGGGGCGAAGCGAATTCCCGAGATTGCAGGCTCGATGGGCAAGGGTATCAAGGAGTTCAAGAAGAACATCAACGAGGCGACCCGCGAGATCGACTCGGACGCGCCGCGTTACGAGCCGCGGCTCAGTGCGGCTGAGCTGGAACAGCGCCGCGCCGCTCAAGCCGAAGAAACGACTCCTGCTCCGGAGCCAAAGCGGCTGATCTGA
- a CDS encoding polyprenyl synthetase family protein, whose protein sequence is MTALGAAPAPEESTTHTQLSALQRIQEPVRERLDAVTEEMRRAVAADVPLVAQMSSHLMAMRGKMFRPTLVLLSSSVEDRPEPAAVTLAAAVELIHLATLVHDDAIDHSILRRGMPTLNSLFNHQVSVIMGDFLYSTALSRLVTQGNLGALQALTRASTEMSIGELRQLVVDDPLQFSESDYYALIRAKTASLMSAACEIGSLCGASDHRQTLAKYGELLGMAFQIADDLIDYTEAEATAGKPTGLDLKEHKMTLPLIAALRIMPSSARSRVEALFASDSPDERAIAEVIGIVGESGGLDYAREAGSRFAAQAEDALRILPDTVARTALIDSISYVMERHA, encoded by the coding sequence ATGACGGCGCTGGGCGCAGCTCCAGCGCCCGAGGAAAGCACGACCCACACACAGCTCAGCGCCCTCCAGCGCATCCAGGAGCCTGTGCGAGAGCGGCTCGACGCAGTCACCGAGGAGATGCGGCGCGCGGTAGCCGCCGACGTTCCTCTCGTCGCACAAATGAGCTCTCATCTGATGGCCATGCGCGGCAAGATGTTTCGTCCAACGCTCGTTCTGCTCTCGAGCAGCGTCGAGGACAGGCCAGAACCGGCGGCTGTGACGCTCGCCGCCGCGGTGGAGCTCATTCATCTCGCAACACTGGTTCACGACGACGCGATAGATCACTCGATCCTTCGCCGCGGCATGCCCACGCTGAATTCACTGTTCAATCACCAGGTTTCGGTGATAATGGGCGACTTTCTCTATTCAACCGCGCTCTCGCGGCTTGTGACGCAAGGCAATCTCGGAGCGTTGCAGGCTCTCACGCGCGCTTCCACCGAGATGTCGATTGGAGAGCTTCGACAGCTCGTGGTGGATGATCCCCTCCAGTTTTCGGAGAGCGATTACTATGCGCTGATTCGCGCAAAGACCGCGTCATTGATGTCCGCTGCGTGTGAGATTGGCTCGCTATGCGGCGCGAGCGATCACCGTCAGACTCTGGCGAAATACGGAGAGCTGCTTGGTATGGCTTTTCAGATCGCCGATGACCTTATCGATTACACGGAGGCGGAGGCGACGGCGGGGAAGCCGACCGGCCTCGACCTGAAGGAGCACAAGATGACGTTGCCGCTGATTGCGGCGCTCAGGATCATGCCCTCGAGCGCGCGATCCCGCGTCGAGGCCCTGTTCGCCTCTGACTCGCCCGATGAAAGGGCGATTGCCGAGGTCATAGGCATTGTCGGCGAATCAGGAGGACTCGATTACGCTCGCGAGGCCGGCTCCCGGTTTGCCGCTCAGGCGGAGGATGCTCTGCGGATCCTTCCGGACACGGTGGCGCGAACAGCGCTGATAGACTCTATTTCGTATGTAATGGAGCGACACGCCTGA
- the aroQ gene encoding type II 3-dehydroquinate dehydratase, producing MRIAVINGPNLNLLGQREPTIYGTTTLSEIEARLREVARELDVALSFAQFNGEGDIIDAIHALKGSADGALVNAGAYSHTSLAIHDALTSVAIPFAEVHLTNIYAREPERRHSVLADAAVAIIAGFGAMSYELALRGLVTKLSA from the coding sequence GTGAGAATTGCGGTCATCAACGGACCGAACCTCAATCTTCTGGGACAGCGCGAGCCGACGATCTACGGAACGACCACGCTTTCCGAGATCGAAGCGAGACTTCGCGAAGTCGCGCGCGAGCTGGACGTTGCGCTCAGCTTCGCCCAGTTCAACGGGGAAGGTGACATCATCGACGCGATTCACGCATTGAAGGGTTCCGCGGACGGCGCACTCGTCAACGCCGGTGCCTACAGTCATACGAGTCTTGCGATCCACGACGCTTTGACCAGCGTCGCGATTCCGTTTGCGGAAGTCCATCTCACGAACATCTACGCGCGTGAGCCGGAGCGACGCCATTCGGTGCTCGCGGACGCGGCCGTCGCGATCATTGCAGGCTTCGGCGCGATGAGCTATGAGCTGGCTTTACGAGGGCTCGTGACCAAGCTCTCCGCATGA
- a CDS encoding DUF4321 domain-containing protein has translation MPPRGAARRGAVFHGLVLASGFVVGGLLTQVARTFLPPGSAKEFFTTGVTPSVGPLTLDMVILKFALGPVALDVSLLSLVGVLIAYLIARSLF, from the coding sequence ATGCCTCCGCGTGGAGCGGCCCGCCGTGGCGCGGTGTTTCATGGACTCGTCCTCGCCAGCGGCTTCGTTGTAGGAGGGCTGCTGACGCAGGTGGCGAGGACGTTTCTACCGCCCGGATCGGCGAAGGAATTCTTCACCACCGGGGTAACACCATCGGTGGGGCCGCTGACGCTGGACATGGTCATTCTCAAGTTCGCGCTTGGCCCGGTGGCTCTCGATGTCTCGTTGTTGAGTCTCGTGGGTGTGCTGATCGCCTACCTGATCGCGCGCTCTCTCTTCTAG